Part of the Paracoccus sp. MC1862 genome, GATGCGAGAGACCAACGGCCTGAAGTGAAGATCACGGGGAAGGCGAGTGCTCAGATATACAGAAGAAGAAAAGCAGGAGGTTATCGATTACTACCTCCGGCAGTCGCCCGAAGGCACCGAGGCGAAGTTCGCACAGAAGGTTTACGCCGAGTCAGTTATCGGACACACGCACGCGGTCTGGGACATTCACGCAAGCGACGGCCGATGGTGGGTCATAACGAACCCCACCAATCTGTATTCGCAGGACCAGTTCCCGAACATGGACTTGGCGATCACGTTCCACATGGGACTCTGCCTGCGAATACCCCGCAACGACCTCAGGCAAGCAGATGTGGAGAGCGTGCGCCCTTTCGCCGATGTCCTTCGATCCGTCACGGATTGCGAGGCGGCGCTTGGTCAGGCGAACGATCCGGGTGCGTTCCGCGCTATCGGCGTGCGGTGCCGTGAGATTCTTCTCGCCTTCGTTCATGCCGCTCAGGATGCTTGCGCGTGGCCGGAACAGGACAGGCCCCAACGCTCGAACTTCAAGGCCTGGGTCGATTGGATTTTCGACAGGTTTCTGGGCGGCACTGACAACCGCGAGCGGCGCCGGCTCATCAAGACGACATTGAAAGAGGCGTGGGACCATGTGAACTGGCTTACGCATTCCCAGTCAGGAAAATGGACGGACGCCGAAATTGCGACGAACGCAGTATCTCATGCAATCGGCATGGCGATCTCGATCTGCGTGCGGCATCTTCGCGGCGTGCCGGGCCAGTGCCCGGCCTGCGCGTCTCATCGCCTCTTTCCAGAGGAAGGCATGGACCCGGAAAACCTCGCAGTCATCTTCGAGCGACCGGTTTGCGGAAACTGCGGATGGGCCGGAGAGCCCGTGCCGACAGGCGAGAGGACGCAAGAGCAGTTGGCACAGATCATCACGAGGGAAGGAAAAGAATCCGACAAGTGCGGGATCATGCAGACGCCGCTCATGGAGATCATGGGTCGGCAGGGCAAATAGACGCGGTATCGTCCCCGATGGTCCAGCAGGGACGAGACCGCGTCTTGCGGCGGCCTCGTCCCGCCTTTGCTGCGCGGTCCTAGACCAGCCGCCCGTGGCAGTTCTTGAACCGCTCGCCCGAGCCGCAGGGACAGGGATCGTTGCGCGACGGGTTGCCCCAGGTCGAGGGGTCGTTCTCGACGAACCCGGGCGCGTGGGCCGAAGCCTCGCCGCCCTCGGCCTGCTCGTGCTGGGGGCGCATCGCGGCGGCCTGGGCAGCCGCCTGAGCCTGATATTGGCGCAGCATCTGCTCACGCTCGGCATCGGTCAGCGGGCGGATGCGGGCGAGGTTCTGGGTGACGTCGTCGCGCAACCCGTCCAGCAGGTTCTCGAACAACTGGAACCCCTCGGTCTTGTATTCAGACAGCGGGTCACGCTGGGCATAGCCGCGGAAGCCCACGACGGACCGCAGGTGTTCCAGCGTCACCAGATGCTCGCGCCACTTGCCGTCGATCTGCTGCAGCAGGACCTGCTTTTCGATCTGGGCCATCTGGTCGGGGCCGAACTGCTCGGCTTTCTGGGCCATGTAGGCATCGGTCGCCTCGCGGATGCGTTCGGCCACCGTCCCGCGGTCCACGCCGTCCTCGGCCGCCCAGTCGGCGATGGGCAGGTCCATGTTCAGCCGTTCCACCACGGCGGTTTTCAGCCCGGCGCTGTCCCACTGCTCGGGATAGGCGCGTTCGGGCAGGAACTCGTCGATCAGGTCGTCGATGACCTGGTGGCGCATGTCGGCGGCGATGTCGCTGACATCGTCTGATTCCATGATCTCGCGGCGCTGCGAAAAGATCGCCTTGCGCTGGTCGTTCATCACGTCGTCGAACTTGAGAAGCTGCTTGCGGATGTCGAAGTTGCGCCCCTCGACCTTGGCCTGGGCGCGTTCCAGCGACTTGTTCACCCAGGGGTGGATGATGGCCTCGCCTTCCTTCATCCCCAGCGTGGACAGCACCTTGTCCAGACGTTCCGAGCCGAAGATCCGCATCAGGTCGTCTTCGAGGCTCAGGAAGAACAGCGACCGTCCGGGGTCGCCCTGACGGCCCGAGCGGCCCCGAAGCTGGTTGTCGATGCGGCGGCTTTCGTGGCGTTCGGTCGCAAGGACGAACAGCCCGCCCGCGTTCAGGACCGCCTGCTTGTCGGTGGCGTGCTCGGCCTCGATCCGGGCGCGCAACTCGTCGGGGTGGGCCTGCGGATTCGCGGCCAGCGCCTGCAGCACCTTCATTTCCACGTTGCCGCCAAGCTGGATGTCGGTGCCGCGACCGGCCATGTTGGTGGCGATGGTGACGGCGCCGGGCTTGCCGGCCTCGGCCACGATATAGGCTTCCTGTTCGTGCTGGCGGGCGTTCAGGACGTTGTGGGGGATGCCCTCGGCCTTCAGCATCTCGGACAGCATTTCCGACTTCTCGATCGAGGTCGTGCCGACCAGCAGCGGCTGGCCCTTGGCGTGCGCCTCCTTGATCGCCTCGATCACGGCAGCGTATTTCTCGGTTGCCGTGCGGTAGACACGGTCGTGTTCGTCGACGCGCTGGATCGGGCGGTTGGTCGGCACCTCGACCACGCCCAGCTTGTAGATTTCGGCGAACTCGTCGGCCTCGGTGGCCGCCGTTCCAGTCATGCCGGCAAGCTTCTCATACAGGCGGAAGTAGTTCTGGAAGGTGACGGAAGCCAGCGTCACGTTCTCGGGCTGGATGTCCACGCCCTCCTTCGCCTCGATGGCCTGGTGCAGACCGTCCGACAGGCGGCGGCCCTGCATCATGCGGCCGGTGAACTCGTCGATCAGCACGACCTCGCCGTCCTTGACGACATAGTTCTGGTCGCGGCGGAACAGCTTGTGCGCCCGCAGCGCCTGGTTCGCGTGATGGACCACGGTGGTCGATTCGGGATCATACAGCGTCTGGTTCGGCGGCAGGACGCCCGCCTCTTGCAGCCGCTTTTCCAGGAACTCGTTGCCATCCTCGGTGAAGGTGGCGTTCCGGGTCTTCTCGTCGATGGTATAGTGATCCGCAGTCAGTTCCGGGACGAACTGGTCCAGGGTCCGGTAAAGCTCGCTGCGGTCCTGCGAAGGCCCCGAGATGATCAGGGGCGTCCGCGCCTCGTCGATGAGGATCGAGTCCACCTCGTCCACGATGGCGAAGAAATGGCCGCGCTGGCTCATTTCCTCGATCGAGCCCTTCATGTTGTCGCGCAGGTAGTCGAAGCCGAGTTCGTTGTTCGTGGCGTAGGTCACGTCGGCGCGATAGGCATCGCGCTTTTCCGCGTCCTGCTGGAAGGGATAGACCACCCCCGTCTTCATCCCCAGCGCGGTGAAGACCTTGCCCATCCACTCGGCGTCGCGCTTGGCGAGGTAGTCGTTGACGGTGACGATATGGACGCCCTTGCCCGCCAACGCGTTCAGATAGGCGGGGAAGGTGGCGACAAGGGTCTTGCCCTCGCCCGTCTTCATTTCGGCGATATTGCCCCCGTGCAGGAAGATGCCGCCCATCAACTGGGTGTCGAAGGCGCGCAGGCCAAGGGCCCGGCGCGCGGCCTCGCGGCAGTTGGCGAAGGCTTCGGGCAGCAGCCGGTCAAGGCTTTCGCCGGACTGGGCGCGTCCCTGAAGCTCGCGCGTCTTGCCGATCAGGTCGGCGTCCGACATCGCCTGGAACTGCGGTTCCAGCGCGTTGATCTGCTGGACGAGCGGCCGGACCGATTTCACCTTGCGGTCGTTGGGAGAGCCGAAGATCGACTTGGCCAGATTTCCGATGCCGAGCATGGTGTCCTGTCAGGTTTGGCGCGGCGGGCGTGACCCCACTTGCCCCGACCGACGGCCTTGCCCTATCAGAAGGCCGGAAAATCGGCGGCGGGCGCGCATTTTCGGTTGCGCCGGATGTAGGCCCCGCCCGCCCCACTGTCAACGCCGACGCCCCGGCTGGCCAAGCCGCAAGGCGATCCATCTCGTGAAGGATGCCCCTGCCATGCTGAAATCGCTTCCGGCCCTGATGGCCGCCGCCCTGATGGCCGCGCCCGCGCTGGCGCAGGCGCCTGCCGAAACGCCCCCCGCGACGGCCGAGGCCACGGGCGCCCCCCGCGCCGATACCGTTGTCGCAACCGTGAACGGCGAGGCGGTCACGCTGGGCCAGATGATCGCGATGCGCGAAAGCCTGCATTCCTCTGCAGTCGAGGGCCTGCCCGACGCGGCGCTGTGGGACCTGATGCTGGATCAGATGATCCGGCAGGCCGCCGTGGCCCAGGTCGCCGCGCAGTGGCCCAGCCCGCGCGACAAGGCCGTGCTGGAAAACGAGCGCCGCGGCTACCAGTATGCCGCCACGCTGGAAAAGGTCGCCGCCCCCGAGCCGAGCGAAGAGGAACTGCGCGCCGCCTATGACGCGGCCTTCGGCACCCAGACCGAGCCCAGGACCGAATACAGCGCCGCCCATATCCTTGTCGCGACCGAGGAGGAGGCCAGGGCCATCGCCGACGAGCTGGCGAATGGCGCCGATTTCGGGACGCTCGCCGAGGAACGGTCCACCGACAACAGCAGCGGGAACAAGGGCGATCTCGGCTGGTTCACGGCCGACATGATGGTCAAGCCCTTCGCCGACGCGGTGGTGGCGCTTGAAAAGGGCGCCATCTCTGCCCCGGTGCAGTCGCAGTTCGGCTGGCACGTCATCAGGCTGAACGATTCGCGCACTCAGACCCCGCCCGAGTTCGAAGCCGTCCGCGACCAGCTTGCCAACGAGGTCCGCCGCCAGAAGGTCGAGGCCGAGGTGCAGGCCCGCGTCGATGCCGCGACGATCGAGAAGACTCCGGGCCTCGATCCGACGCTGCTGAGCCGCAGCGAACTGCTGGACAACTGATCATGGCCAAGGACAAGAGCGATGCGAAGTCCGGGAAGAAGGCCGGAAAGGCCAAGACCAAGGACAAGGCCGTGGGGAAGAAGGCGGGGAAATCCGCCAAGCCGGTGCTCGTCTCGCCGCTGGCGCCCAAACACTTCCCCGACCTGCCGGTGATCGCGGGCGTCGAGTTCGCCTCGGGCGCGGCGGGGATCAAGTATCAGGGCCGCACCGACGTGACGCTGGTGAAGCTGCCGCCGGGAACCGCCATCGCCGGGGCCTTCACCCGGTCATCCACCCGCGCGGCCTGCGTGCTGGACTGCCAGGACAAGCTGTCGGGCAGCCAGGATACCGACCAGGGCGCGGCCATCGTGGTGAACTCGGGCAACGCCAATGCCTTCACCGGGGCCGAGGGCCAGCGCGCGGTCGATGCGGTCACGGATGCGGTGGCCCGCGCCCTGGGCGTGCCGGCGCGGCGGGTCTTCTCCTCCTCGACCGGGGTGATCGGGGAACCGCTGCCCGCGCAGAGGATCACCGCCATCGTGGACCAGCTTGCGGCCGATCTGGACGAAGGCGGGATTGCCGGGGCCGCCCGCGCGATCATGACGACCGACACCTTCCCCAAGGGCGCGGGCGCCGAGATCGAGGTGGACGGCGGCACCATCCGCATCGCCGGGATCGCCAAGGGCTCGGGCATGATTGCCCCCGACATGGCGACGATGCTGGTCTATCTCTTCACCGACGCGAAGATCGAGGCGAAGCTTCTGCAGCGTATCCTGTCCTCGCAGATGGACGAGACCTTCAACGCGATCACGGTGGACAGCGACACCTCGACCTCGGACGCGCTGATCCTGGCGGCCACCGGGCGGTCTGACGCCCCCGCAATCACCGACCTGCGCAGCAAGCCCGCCCGCGCCTTCACGGATGCGCTGGGTGGCGTCATGCGCGACCTTGC contains:
- the secA gene encoding preprotein translocase subunit SecA, producing MLGIGNLAKSIFGSPNDRKVKSVRPLVQQINALEPQFQAMSDADLIGKTRELQGRAQSGESLDRLLPEAFANCREAARRALGLRAFDTQLMGGIFLHGGNIAEMKTGEGKTLVATFPAYLNALAGKGVHIVTVNDYLAKRDAEWMGKVFTALGMKTGVVYPFQQDAEKRDAYRADVTYATNNELGFDYLRDNMKGSIEEMSQRGHFFAIVDEVDSILIDEARTPLIISGPSQDRSELYRTLDQFVPELTADHYTIDEKTRNATFTEDGNEFLEKRLQEAGVLPPNQTLYDPESTTVVHHANQALRAHKLFRRDQNYVVKDGEVVLIDEFTGRMMQGRRLSDGLHQAIEAKEGVDIQPENVTLASVTFQNYFRLYEKLAGMTGTAATEADEFAEIYKLGVVEVPTNRPIQRVDEHDRVYRTATEKYAAVIEAIKEAHAKGQPLLVGTTSIEKSEMLSEMLKAEGIPHNVLNARQHEQEAYIVAEAGKPGAVTIATNMAGRGTDIQLGGNVEMKVLQALAANPQAHPDELRARIEAEHATDKQAVLNAGGLFVLATERHESRRIDNQLRGRSGRQGDPGRSLFFLSLEDDLMRIFGSERLDKVLSTLGMKEGEAIIHPWVNKSLERAQAKVEGRNFDIRKQLLKFDDVMNDQRKAIFSQRREIMESDDVSDIAADMRHQVIDDLIDEFLPERAYPEQWDSAGLKTAVVERLNMDLPIADWAAEDGVDRGTVAERIREATDAYMAQKAEQFGPDQMAQIEKQVLLQQIDGKWREHLVTLEHLRSVVGFRGYAQRDPLSEYKTEGFQLFENLLDGLRDDVTQNLARIRPLTDAEREQMLRQYQAQAAAQAAAMRPQHEQAEGGEASAHAPGFVENDPSTWGNPSRNDPCPCGSGERFKNCHGRLV
- a CDS encoding peptidylprolyl isomerase: MLKSLPALMAAALMAAPALAQAPAETPPATAEATGAPRADTVVATVNGEAVTLGQMIAMRESLHSSAVEGLPDAALWDLMLDQMIRQAAVAQVAAQWPSPRDKAVLENERRGYQYAATLEKVAAPEPSEEELRAAYDAAFGTQTEPRTEYSAAHILVATEEEARAIADELANGADFGTLAEERSTDNSSGNKGDLGWFTADMMVKPFADAVVALEKGAISAPVQSQFGWHVIRLNDSRTQTPPEFEAVRDQLANEVRRQKVEAEVQARVDAATIEKTPGLDPTLLSRSELLDN
- the argJ gene encoding bifunctional glutamate N-acetyltransferase/amino-acid acetyltransferase ArgJ, producing MAKDKSDAKSGKKAGKAKTKDKAVGKKAGKSAKPVLVSPLAPKHFPDLPVIAGVEFASGAAGIKYQGRTDVTLVKLPPGTAIAGAFTRSSTRAACVLDCQDKLSGSQDTDQGAAIVVNSGNANAFTGAEGQRAVDAVTDAVARALGVPARRVFSSSTGVIGEPLPAQRITAIVDQLAADLDEGGIAGAARAIMTTDTFPKGAGAEIEVDGGTIRIAGIAKGSGMIAPDMATMLVYLFTDAKIEAKLLQRILSSQMDETFNAITVDSDTSTSDALILAATGRSDAPAITDLRSKPARAFTDALGGVMRDLAQQVVRDGEGATKFVEVQVTGAANDADAHKVAMAIANSPLVKTAIAGEDANWGRVVAAVGKSGAQADRDRLSIRLGDMVLAENGWRAPGYDEAAVSAYMKQDDLVIGVDLGLGRGKRTVWTCDLTHRYIDINADYRS